The DNA region GTGATGTCCCGGAATCCTCCGCTTGAACCTTTTCCCAACCCCTTATTGTGATTGTCGAGGTGTGACTcagaaagaagagaactatGTCATCAAACCATGATGCTCGTGCCAAATTGTTCTGTCCCCATCGTCAGCATGATCTCTCGAGAGTCAACACCGACGAACTTACCTCAACTCCCAATCAACCCCAAATCACCATGATCATGAACCTCAATGCAAAGATCAGCGCCGAAAAGGAAGAGAaaccctctcaaccccatGTAACCCATGCTTCCCCCCATCTCACCATCCCTCAGTTCCCCCAACCTTCATAACCCTGCCCCCCAAACTGCTCCTGATAAATCCGCTGCAAGTCCACATCCCCGCCAGCAACAGACGCCGCGGAACCGGAACCAGAGCCATCAtaaccaccaacaccgccctgagaagaaggcgtcTCCAAAACATGAGGAGAAAAAAACCCCATATCCCGAGGCAGAGAGGCAACAGGCGTCAAAGAAGGATCAGATACCCCCCTCACACCCATCAaattccccctcctcccgctgctcatcatcactggAGGAGATCTTGACTGTGAAAGCAAAAAACCCTGGTTAGCGAAATTCCAGCCGtttccatcaccctcaccaccaccctcaccaccaccaccaccctcaccaccaccaccaccctcaccaccaccaccaccattctTCACCCCCTGCTGCCCCCCATTCATACCAGTAAAACTCTCCCCCATATACACCACCTCATCCgcatcccccacctccacctcaccaccctcctcctgttTCTTCCCGtcaaggagatggcgagAGAACTCGGGAATATCACTCATCttcaccccaccaccattgtTCTTATCGTCAAGATCATCCTCACCCTTTTTACCGCCCTTCTTcacggcagcagcagtcttcttcttggccatcaTCGGCATCTCCTCCGACTCGTCCGTCTCGGGCTTGACAGGGACGGGGTCGTCCTTGCGCTTGCGCTTGGTGGGGGTTTTGGCCGCGCTGGCTTCGCCGTTCTTGGGGACGTTGGCGGGGGTGAGATCGTGCGCTTTGAGGAGGCGCTCGTAGCGTTTAGcgctggagaggagagggttagtgatgatgttggggtggggagggggaaggacTCACGCGGCAGCCTTGGAGACGATACCGAGCTCCTGGGAGACGGCGTCGAAGTTGAcctgtggttgtggtggtggtggtggtggttagtgatgggtggtgaagaaaaaaagggagggagagggactTACTCTACCGGCTGAGGCGTGCTTGACGCACGACAACAGGAACCTGAGGTGCTGCTCGGCGTCGAGGGCAGGCATTTTTGGCTGTTTTGAGGGTGGAGTTCGTTTCTGTGAGAGGGTTAGTGGAGGTGCCTACTACGAGTCGAAGAAATTCAACGACAAATCAAATTCGAGATTCCGCTTGGAAGTCGTGGGATCATCGCAATGGCTGTATGAAGTACCTTGCGAGGTAATGTGGTAGGTGGTGGAATGATCGCGAACAAAGATGTTGTTCTGGGTGAGGTCGAGGACAGGAAGTgtgtgagggagggggaagacaAGAGGAGGACGGACAAGCTTTGTCGGAGTCGCGTCTTGtgggaaggcgaggaggatgacgcgGCTGCCTCAGGCTTGTAGGACTCGACGGAAGCGAAGAAGGGAATCACTTTGACTCGACTCTCGCAGAAAATATGCGAGGGAGTTCAAGGGCGAGAAGAGAGGGGAGTTGCGAGGGGAAGAGAGAAGTGGAGGGGATGGTTATAGCAGAAAGATTCGACTTACCAAACGTGGTTCCTAGTGGAGagtggtgatgtcgaggtTGCAAGATCTCTGCAGTCGTTGCAGAGTTGAAGTCGAGATGTCGTCTGAAGGCAATGGGGGGAAGCGCTCGAGGTAGGTTGGAGCAAGTGAATTGGCCTGTCAAACACCTGTCTGACTGCTATGTGTGTGGCAGTTGGGGACCttgagggagggtggtgatgatgggacgGAAGAGGAGACCAGGCTTCTGCAAAGGACCGAAGGATAGCAGAAATAATGTACTGGTGCGCCCTAAGCGGGCCTACTGTTGTCAAACAAGACGCTTCGATTTACTCTTCGTGGTGATACTTGATTGACGGCGGGGTGTAAGCACAAAGGAGTAGCAAGCTTCGTTGCCTGAAAGTCCTATTGGAAGATGGGAAATTGGCCAGCGCCGAGCAATAAGTGACTGAGGAAGGTGGAAGTGGGACAAATGATGCGAGTCCTTCTGAAAGATTCAAGTTGTCTGAGGATTAATTCTATCAGATCAAGTCTGATAGTGGTTGACAGATGAAGTCTGTCCCAGTCTGGCTATGGAGAGAGACTTCAAGATGATATACACGACAAGACGCGTCGGCCTGTTCAACGTCTTTGCTCTGCTCCGGCAAGTACCACAAAGCAATAGACATACGGCGCCAAAGACATGAAAGTTTAGTTGCATATGCCTGTCTTTGATGTATTTAACCCAGAAGCACCTGTCAAAGGAATCATTTGACGCTGGTACGCAGTCCAACTTCAAACATGGAGGCACCCAACATTTCAAGCAGAACTAATTCAACGCGGAAAGCAAGGACggtttatatataatctAGCTCTTCTCATCTATTTCGATCAGCGTTCTTTTTGCAAAGCTTATTCACCCCTGGTTTGCCATCCAGGAAAGGGGGCTTCAAGACAAGGGGCCGTGCGTTGGCACAGCAACTGCATGTCTTGGCATCTCCTTTTGATCCAGCGCCTGCCAGGTGACATACTTGGAAGCCATGAAGCCACATTACCTACTTACCTAACTAACATGATACCATTGAAGCAAACCCTGAGGACAACACAAGCATCAAGCAGGTTGAGCAGTCTAAGGGAACAGACGACCGCCAGTCTAGCCATGACTCTGATGATGCGCCCAGCGCTTGCAAGCCACCCTTGACCATGGCAAGAATATGACCAGACCCGATGGACCTGGCAGGGTCGGCAACGTAGATGGAACTGATGAGCCCACACCCATTGACGGCGATGACGGCTGCGAGAACATCGATGATCTAACCGACCTAGAGGCAGAGAAGGAGCGCGATGAAGAGCAAAAGAGGaaagcggaggaggaggataagaagaaggaggaggataagaagggggaggagaagaagaaggaaggggagaagaaggaagaggagaagaaggaagaggaggaggatgaggggaaggagaagaagaaggaggaggaggaggaggatggagactGGATCAAAATCTTCACCATTTCGATTCCCGCGATCACTCGCGGGTGCCAATTGCAACTTCGCAATCACTGCGACTGGACTTGTGAGGTGGTCTTCCTCGATCGATGGCATGACTTGGAAGACTTCCGTTACTGGGTTCGCTATCTGTGGGACAGCGATTCGTTCCTCTTCGGCCAAACCAAAGAAGTTCTTCTATTCTTTCCATGGCGGCAAGAAAGTTGCCGCGTCAGCAAGAATAGCggccaagttcaagaagTGGGTAGAGAATGTAGAGAGCAATGAGACGCTGATTGTGGGCGGGGAGGACATGAAGATGTTTGTGCGTCAGGGTTTTGGGTTGGAGGACTTACTCGAATGGGAAGGGTTGGACGGTTATCGTGTTAAGCTttatgatgacgaggacgatgataatgatgacgatgagccCGAGAGAGGATATAAGGCGACGGCGCGGAAGGAGGCTGGAGAGGTGGCAGCAAGGCAAGGACCAGGAGGCGACAGTTCTCGTGTGGTGTGTCCCGCGGAAATTTAGGCGAAGCTGTAGGTACAGCCGCTGTGTCAGTTTCAGCAATGGGGCTctttgggaggaggatgctgagGGTGTTTATAAACAGCGGATGAGCGAGAGGGAGGAACTTCTTCGGGATGAGCTCAACGGCGTGCTGTCGGCCGTGGCTTTTCTGACTATGGTGCTACCGTCACCTAACTTTTGGCCATGGTACTTGCCCTTTTGGCGTGATCTGGCAGGAGCCACAGTCTCCTCTACCAATTGACAAGATTTATACAATTCAGGCTAGATCGAAATTGGGTGTTTACTCATGGCTTTAAATGTATAAGCCGTGTACCATTCGTCTTTTAACACAACTGTGTGACCAAATAACCTAGAATCCCCAGCCGTCAGCAGGCCTTGCCTGTCAGTCTCGAATAGACCTCAGTTCATCTTGAGAATACGATGGGACCTGTACACTCCAGGCTTGCCCGACGTCTAGATCCAACGTTTACACAAATTCGCTTACTTTATTGGCTTCCTCTTCTAATACCAACCTGCTAGCATCAGCCGTGCCACCAATTATCCAATTCTGTGCGACGTGAACCCAAGCGCAGGCGACTAGACCTCTTATAATCACTCTCCAAGGTAGCCCAACAAGCAAGATGTGAGAGAAGCACCGTCTCATCACGGACCGGCTCTCGTGAGAAAGCGCCTGTAGCCTCTCCGACTCTCCCCGTTACTTATCCGTTCCGGTGCCGGGCGGCCAGAGGATATCGATGCTCCCCAAACACTAGCAGATAGAACAACATCCCGGacgtctctctctcccgtTCCGTAGACCCGTCAGCCGAGAACCATCAACCAACCGGCAAATGCGATATTCGAGGCCGTTTTTCCACAAGATAACGGATTCCACATTGCACTAGAGCCTGCAGAGAAGCTGCTGTCGGACGTAATTATGAAGGGGTTAGTTATTTCTGATCCTGAGCTGAGGTGCTGTGAAGAAAGTATGTGTGAGATGTGGAagttggaggttgttggtgtgtACCGTCTGCAGAAGCTGACTTATTATGACGTGAGACTGGGACTAAGGGCTCTTTGTCGCTGTCGTGGACCGTGTTGTCGGATGTTTTGACAGCGTTCCCATTCAGTGGGATTCCAGGGACATGGACATCTGAAAGACTCTCTTTGACATCCATTGACAGCCCCTAACCTCTGCTGACAGTCCTTGACCCCTTTTGACCGCCCCCAAACACTTCCAGACTCCCAAGACTTACCCCCTGACGTCTTAAGTCTCAGTAAATCCCGCCTTAGACAGCATACCGGACAATCAACACTTAACCACAGGACACCAGTCAACTCCAACAAGTCCAATAGACAACAGTCTCTTTACTGGGACACCTTCCTCATAAAGACTCAGGCAAGACATGCCCTCCATTCTCCTCAACCAGTACTTCCCCATCTACGTACCCTTCAAGAGCCATCCCCTCTCTCGTTTACTACTTGCTGCTACCGctaccaccactgccaccaatgccaccatcaccttcaccgtcaccgtcacctcCACGAGTTCCGCCAACGAcaaacgacaacaacagcaacagtagcagccgcaacaacaacagtagTAACGACAACAGTATCCCACCGCTtcccccattcccaacaAAGACTGGCCAGCATTGACCTCCGCTCCGTCTGGTAGAAGgcacaccaaccccccccccttttccttgaAACGAGCAACCAATCATGAACACATAGCCGCGCCGATGTTCCCATCTCGATTTCGCCTGCCAACTGTTTCCCTGGGCCCAGGTGTGGCTCTGGCATTGAATTTGTTGAGAGGTTCGTGGGCGAGCGGGCGAACGACAGAggattgggaggaggaggaggaggaggtaggaATGATAACCTGAGCGGATGAACGTGAGTAGGTTCtcgggatgatgggatggaaggaTTGTGGGGccgggaggggaagggagcATGCTGGGAtttgggtgggttggtttgATATGGAGTGGTTGTGTAAACATAAGGTAAGGTAGaaagggtgagggggtggtaaCGTTGAGTCTGGGTTTGAGATGTCTTGGCGGGGACGGGAACGAGATTCGGAACGGAAGGGGTTGTGTTCTTGAccttctcggcggcggtggtggtataAAAGGGTGAtctggaggttgttggtatATTCGTTGGGAATGTtagcgaggaagagggatacggggggtggttgtgggtaTAGTATACTGTATCCTGGGACCGGAATCGGTGCAGGCTGTCGGGAGGATACCTCGGCATGGATGTCTACATCTCACCCACGATCAAGATGTCAGTCATGCCTTTATCCACCAACCGTCAAAGAGTTTCAACACCCAAACCCGCCCCGTACACCTcccctcgacatcaacccatcctccccaaaaccaccaccaaccccccccaaccctccccatcccctcctcaagCAATCAGcgaccaaccccaacctcacccccaactccaccaaTGATGAGCGCACAGCAACCAGCGACAACACCACAGAGCCAACAAAGACGTAACCCCAGCTCGGACGGGAAACAAACCACCAATCATTCTCTGTCGCCGACCGCTGTGAACAAGGATTCGGAGTTCCTGTCAAACTTGAACTTAGCCTGGAGAGTAACCAGAAGATGGTTCAACACAATCTATACCAACTTACTTAGCTGTGGTTAAAAATACCCCAAAAGTAAATaacaacaaaaaagaaggaagaagaaaaggaagaaaagccCGAAAATCCCAAGCGTGAAACTGGCAAAACCAAAGATGTTGACCATCGTAGAAGACCTTTTGTGTACTAAATATTGGCTGGAGATACCTCGAGGGCAAGCTCGACCCAAGCTTAGCCACCAGGTAGAGCCCCGCCGTGCAAGCAACCCTAACTCCAAAGTTGATGCCGCTCAGTGTCGGCGACTACTGGCCCAGTGTCGGCCACTGCTCCCTCAGTTCTCCAAGCAGCCGCGAATTAAAACCGAACCACATCCGAGACCTACCCCTTCGCAGTGCAAAAACACCAGGATTTGTTTATATTCGTATAGGGATATAGATAACAGCAAAGATCTAATAAACAGCAAAGGTGTAGGTGTGAGCAGCGAATGCGCAAGATTGAACGCCGGGAGACCAGCCCGAGTTGGGGTCGACACGACCGAGCCAGCTCTAACTCGCCCGGCTCAACCGGAGAAGTGTCGATTGGAGATGAGGGTGTGTGAAACATGGTGAATATGTTTTGGAAAAGACATCAACACCTACATATGTACTACACCCATCAAAGACACTGAACATGACGTATCACCCCATCTCTCAACACCCTTGCCCTGCACCCTTACAcaacacacatacacacacctTCAACCGCGATATTAGCTGACACATAAAGAAAGGTCAACCCATACCGTGTCATAACTATACCTCGAAGCATAATCATCACACCTTCAAAGATATTCAAAACATCCATTAGTTCCCCTTCAAAGCACAGTTCACAACATACCATACCTCAACTTGCTTCTGCCATGCCAATTATCCTTTAGACACACTcacacatcacatcacatcaaATCACATCATCACAAACATCAAGCCAACATCCCTTTGGTATTGTGCGATAtaaccacccccaacaaacTCAACGGAAAACAAATCCCGTAAactccccccacccaaccatcCATCCTTTTTCCCTCCCATAATATCCCTTGACCCCAAGTCGGCGAGTGAAAAAACCcagcaagagagagagagggagagaaaaagaaaaaaagaaaaaaaaggcagaaaagaaaacccaTGACGCCTCCCCCTATGCGGATAGACCTCCATGAAAGAAAACCCCACCGAGTCCCCCTTACGCCTttatcccccccttccctatCCCCCACCTAATGCCCGAACGCCAGTTAAACAAGTCGAAGGaatagaagaaaaagaaaaagaaaagctggCGAGGTAAAAGGGAAAAACACTTGATCGCAAATAGATGACGTTGTCAAGTGTGTCGCGTCAGAACGACACAACTTAGCCGGCGTAACCAATGCCCACATGGCGCCTAAACTCACGAAACAAAAAGTGGTCAGACATGCTCTAGACAAACAGTTCAAAcagggggaaaaaaaaaaaaaagaaaaaaaaccagTCAAACTGGGTGTGGATACAGACATGTGATGACTTACGAGGCATCAGCCGAGTACACCGTCGTGGCAGCGCGGGGCTGACCATACGAATCCTGGTCATCCTCCGagtcctccttcttgacaatCGTGTCAGACTTGGgggcctccttcttcacaccGCGACGCTTcttgggggcgggggtgggatCGGCCTCCTCATTGTCGGTTCCGTTGTcaccagcagcggcggcctgACCCTTGCGCTTGTTGGAACCGGGAGTTTTTTTGGCCGCGGCCTTGCCACCACGGGCCTTGGCGGGGGTCTCAGGGGCATTGGCGCTGGATCCCTCGGCAGGACCGTCGTTGGCGGCGGTGTCCTTGCGCCGGAGCTTCTGGAGGTGCTGACTGTGAGAGAACGAGATGTCAGTGTAGGGTTCTCAAAAGGGATCAAGTGAAGCATGTCAGCAAAGTACGTGATGGCCTTGACGGTGCAAGTATAGCCGAGTTCGTGCATTTGTTCCATCACGGCTCTGAGCTGGTCCTGGGAGGGGCTCAACTCCTGGACgagacagaggaggaggtcgtgGTTGGCCTGGAGGTCCCACTTCATGCGAGACTTGTCGATGGCCATGTATGCGACTTTTCTTGGTGAATGGCttgaggtgatggtgatgtagGTGTTGATGTGGGATGAGGGTTGACTGAAGAGtgaaagagaagagaaaggaggaAAACTGGGGCAGAgtcgaagaggaggaggggaagggacGGGAAGGAAATGAGGAAGAGTTGGAGAGAAGCGGAGCGGGGGGAAGGTGTGCCAGGCAGCGATATTGTGTCGCTTGCCGCCGAACGTCAACTCAATGAGAATGGGCGGAAGGAACAAAAGCAACAGCAAAAGGGAAAGAACCGCGTACAGTGCAGCGCCTTGGGTGTAGTTGTAGCCGCGGAGATTGGTGTAGGCAATGATGGCGTCCCAGCACTCGGCTTTGATCTCGCCACGCACAATCACTGCTTGAAGCAGGGTCAGGTGTGCGTCGTGATCCCAGACCGTGGTCGGCTTTCCAGAAAGAGCACGTCCAGGTGGCATGTTgttgggtgatgttggtgaagaagtgggtgtctggtggtggtgtaaaGACGCTGAGAACAGGGTGtgcgtggtggtggttgtgaaaAAGTATGAGAGAAAGCTGCGGAGGCTTTTCGAAGGGAGAAAGAACAGATAGCTGGGAAGTTGCCGGCAACGCCGAGAACCACGTCTTCGCTTGATGACCTGGTCATCCGAGTCCTGCTCTTTCCTGCCTGTGGTCCGACGACTAATCAGACTACAGAAGGTAGGGGGAATGAGTGCTTACGCTAGAGCTGAGCCTGAGAAATGATAGCCTTTGGTCCGGCAAGCCAGTGCGATCTTGATTATATCCTGCTTTGACAGGTTCATCCACTCGTACATCGCCTGAAGCGCAGCCAGGTTCTGCTCCGCGCCCCAAATTGTAACCTTTCGAGCCATGTTG from Podospora pseudopauciseta strain CBS 411.78 chromosome 6, whole genome shotgun sequence includes:
- a CDS encoding hypothetical protein (EggNog:ENOG503PH53) is translated as MARKVTIWGAEQNLAALQAMYEWMNLSKQDIIKIALACRTKGYHFSGSALAQHLQKLRRKDTAANDGPAEGSSANAPETPAKARGGKAAAKKTPGSNKRKGQAAAAGDNGTDNEEADPTPAPKKRRGVKKEAPKSDTIVKKEDSEDDQDSYGQPRAATTVYSADASRHVGIGYAG
- a CDS encoding hypothetical protein (EggNog:ENOG503P7IN) — translated: EAAASSSSPSHKTRLRQSLSVLLLSSPSLTHFLSSTSPRTTSLFAIIPPPTTLPRKKRTPPSKQPKMPALDAEQHLRFLLSCVKHASAGRVNFDAVSQELGIVSKAAAAKRYERLLKAHDLTPANVPKNGEASAAKTPTKRKRKDDPVPVKPETDESEEMPMMAKKKTAAAVKKGGKKVMMSSGRRGNLMGVRGVSDPSLTPVASLPRDMGFFSPHVLETPSSQGGVGGYDGSGSGSAASVAGGDVDLQRIYQEQFGGQGYEGWGN